A single genomic interval of Armigeres subalbatus isolate Guangzhou_Male chromosome 1, GZ_Asu_2, whole genome shotgun sequence harbors:
- the LOC134211765 gene encoding nose resistant to fluoxetine protein 6-like has product MWSTWLLPLTLLSSGSIPEEKIKHQPKSGNVSRELHRNVEFTIEEVLLLNRNFVDYLAVIDGQAIQDVLDRQCANKMRQLAEAYLERQWIGLGVSIREVNFWFDSWGKLPSGMYHENGFALGNVDQCRAIEHTRMQHCTFIGAFPSNLAPMLSGLCIPHSCNPDFAQQLYGDYLSTQGVFLVQMFQQDLLCIRDEVVYFDGAMITATVVSATIALFVLCSTVYELSILALKRKIDPLFSSFSLLANVRSILHLVPRVKNAQSSMIDCAHGIRSLSMIWIIVLHVHDMSNTVPWENNPAREEYLRSFVASVLHYSGMLAVDTFFVLSGMLVAMSMLRELDKKGKINPLMLYLHRYIRITAPLAALILFVVSFAAYMGEGVFWKANIEFLKQGCVANWWSALLHIQNYVDPQNMCLPWTWYLSVDMQLYIISPALIYPLWRYGKRVLFVIGGLAVLSMACVLTTFLINEFRLSFFAPVIDIRRYTLTYYATHARMAVWLWGLAFGYLLHKTKETGVNLPKRYWIAGWVACFVLLGLIIFSNYQFHSTDVNDFSFVIDAFYEPLSRSVFGLCVMWIILACVNGKGGLLDEFLGASIWQPLSRLSFTMYLLHILLLVMASVAPSKTSSYFSVIDTFYRIWGAIGLTTSVTLLWSAIFEVPFGTLDKLLLRS; this is encoded by the exons ATGTGGTCAACTTGGCTGCTTCCATTGACCCTGCTCAGCAGTGGTAGCATACCGGAGGAGAAGATCAAGCATCAGCCGAAGAGTGGAAATGTCAGCAGAGAGCTGCATCGCAACGTGGAATTCACTATCGAGGAAGTCCTGCTCTTGAACCGTAATTTCGTGGACTATCTGGCGGTGATTGATGGCCAGGCTATTCAGGATGTTCTGGATCGACAATGTGCAAACAAAATGCGACAACTTGCTGAAGCGTATTTGGAGAGAcaatggattggattgggtgtTAGTATCCGTGAAGTGAATTTTT GGTTCGACTCTTGGGGAAAGTTGCCGTCAGGAATGTATCATGAAAATGGCTTCGCACTGGGAAACGTTGATCAGTGCCGGGCTATCGAGCACACTCGGATGCAGCATTGCACATTTATTGGAGCGTTTCCTAGCAATCTGGCACCAATGCTTTCCGGGTTGTGTATTCCCCACTCTTGTAATCCAGATTTTGCGCAACAGCTGTACGGAGATTATTTGAGTACCCAAGGTGTCTTTTTGGTTCAGATGTTCCAACAAGATTTACTCTGCATTAGAGATGAAGTGGTCTATTTCGATGGGGCGATGATTACAGCAAC TGTGGTAAGTGCCACGATTGCGCTTTTCGTTCTGTGTAGTACCGTCTATGAACTGAGCATACTAGCGCTGAAACGTAAAATCGACCCTTTGTTCAGCTCATTTTCTTTGCTAGCAAATGTGAGAAGTATTCTGCATTTGGTACCGCGAGTCAAAAACGCCCAGTCGAGTATGATCGATTGCGCTCACGGCATACGATCTTTGTCCATGATCTGGATCATTGTACTTCACGTACATGATATGTCAAACACCGTTCCCTGGGAGAACAATCCGGCACGCGAAGAGTATCTTCGGAGTTTCGTAGCGTCTGTACTGCACTATAGCGGAATGCTGGCGGTTGATACCTTCTTCGTTCTCAGTGGAATGCTAGTGGCTATGAGCATGCTACGAGAACTGGACAAAAAGGGTAAAATCAACCCTCTGATGCTGTACTTGCACAGATACATCCGAATTACGGCTCCGCTGGCTGCTCTGATACTATTCGTAGTCTCCTTTGCGGCCTACATGGGAGAAGGCGTTTTCTGGAAAGCCAATATTGAGTTTCTAAAACAAGGATGTGTAGCCAACTGGTGGTCTGCCCTTCTACACATCCAGAACTACGTTGATCCACAGAACATG TGTCTCCCATGGACTTGGTACCTCTCCGTTGACATGCAGCTGTACATCATCTCTCCAGCCTTAATCTACCCATTGTGGCGATACGGAAAGCGGGTTCTCTTCGTCATCGGAGGCCTTGCCGTTCTGTCGATGGCATGCGTACTAACTACTTTTCTGATCAACGAGTTCCGGTTGAGTTTCTTCGCTCCGGTCATCGACATCCGGAGGTACACGCTGACATACTACGCCACGCATGCCAGAATGGCCGTTTGGTTGTGGGGACTAGCCTTTGGCTATCTTCTGCACAAAACCAAGGAAACTGGAGTGAATCTTCCGAAGCGGTACTGGATCGCTGGATGGGTAGCATGCTTTGTACTGCTCGGGTTGATCATCTTCTCCAACTACCAGTTTCACTCGACCGATGTCAACGATTTTTCTTTCGTGATTGATGCCTTCTACGAACCACTGTCCCGATCTGTGTTTGGCTTGTGCGTCATGTGGATAATATTGGCTTGTGTGAATGGGAAAGGCGGTCTGTTGGATGAGTTTTTGGGAGCTTCCATATGGCAACCTCTGTCACGGTTATCGTTCACCATGTATTTGCTGCATATTTTGCTACTGGTAATGGCATCGGTGGCACCATCCAAAACAAGCAGCTATTTCAGCGTGATCGATACGTTTTATCGGATCTGGGGTGCTATCGGTTTGACAACTAGCGTAACGCTGCTATGGAGTGCTATTTTCGAAGTGCCATTCGGAACGCTTGATAAATTGCTTCTGAGGAGCTGA